A window of Microbacterium hominis genomic DNA:
TCTCGTCGGCGCCCTGCTCGTGCTGACCAGCGACCTCGTCGGCCAGTTCGCCTTCGACACCCGCTACCCCGTCGGGGTCGTCACGGGCGTGCTCGGCGCCCCGTACCTCATCTATCTGCTCGTCAGGACGAACCGCTCGGGAGGCTCGATATGAGCGAACACCATACGCTCGCCGCGGAGGCCCTCACCCTCTCGTACGGCGAACGCACGATCGTCGACGGACTGGACCTGCACGTCCCGCCCGGCCGCATCACCGCGATCATCGGCGCCAACGGCTGCGGCAAATCCACCCTGCTGCGCGCGCTCGCCCGGCTCCTCCCGCCCCGGACCGGCCGGGTGCTCCTCGACGGCAAGGACCTGCACGGCCGCCCGTCCAAGGAGGTCGCCCGCACGCTGGGGCTTCTCCCCCAGAGCCCCGTCGCCCCGGAGGGGATCGCGGTGGCAGACCTCGTCGGACGCGGCCGCCACCCGTACCAGAAGCTCCTCGCCCGCTGGAGCGAGCGCGACTACACGGTCGTGGCGCAGTCGCTGGAGGCGACCGGCATCGCCGAGCTCGCCGACCGCTCCGTCGACGAGCTCTCCGGCGGGCAGCGGCAGCGGGTGTGGATCGCGATGGCGCTCGCGCAGGAGACCGACATCCTGCTGCTGGACGAGCCGACCACCTTCCTCGATGTCGCCCACCAGGTCGAAGTGCTGGATCTGCTGACCGACCTCAACCGCGACCGCGGCACGACGATCGTCATGGTCCTGCATGACATGAACATGGCAGCCCGCTACGCCGACCACATCATCGCGGTGCAGGCGGGGCGCATCGTCGCCGATGGGCCGCCCGCCGAGGTGATGACCGGCGAGCTCATCCGGGCCGTCTTCGACCTCGACGCGCTCGTCGTGCCCGACCCCGTCTCGGGAACGCCGATCGTGCTGCCGCGCGGCCGCCACCATGTGCTGGCTCCGTCCGCCGCCCCACCGCCCTCCCCCGCATCCCCTTCGACCGCCGCGCCCGCAGGAGCACCCCATGGCAGCTAGCACGATGAGATTCTTCCGCGTCCGCGTGAGCGCGATCACCGACCTCACCCCGAGCTTCCGCCGGTTCACCTTCCGCGGCGACGACCTCGCCGAGTACGGCGATCCGGGATTCGACCAGCGGATCAAGGTGGTCTTTCCGACGGAGGAGCTCGGGCTCGACGCGATGCCCACCGGCGACGACTGGTGGGACCGCTGGCGCACGGCTCCGACCGAGGAGCGTCTGCCGTTCCGCACCTACACGACGCGTGCCGTGCGCCACGGCCTGCGCGAGGTCGACGTCGACATGGTCGCGCACGAGGTGGTCGGTCCGGCATCGGCCTGGATCGCCCGCGCGCACATCGGCGACGAGGTGCTGATCCTCGCCCCCACCACCGCGCACACGGGCGTCAGCTACGGCATCGACTTCGTTCCGCCCGCCGCGACGGAGAACGTGCTGCTGGCCGGCGACGAGACCGCCGCGCCGGCGATCGCCGTCATCCTCGAGCAGCTTCCCGCGGACGCCACCGGCGTGGTCGTCCTCGAGGTGCCGCATGAGGACGACGCCGCCTACCTCCCCGCCCACCCCGGCTTCGACGTCCACGTGAGCGCCCGCGGCGACGCGGCGCGGCACGTACACCTCATCCCGGCCACCGAGGCCGCCGTGGCCACGCTCGCACCCGAGGGTCGCGGCGCCGCGGTCGAGGAGATCGACATCGACCACGACATCCTCTGGGAGGTGCCGCGCACGGCCAAGGGCGGCGCCGCGCTCAAGAGCGCGCCGCTCTACTCGTGGCTCGCGGGCGAAGCCGGGGCCATCAAGGCTCTGCGGCGCCATCTCGTCACCGACCAGGGCGTCGACCGCCGCGCGGTGGCGTTCATGGGCTACTGGCGGCTCGGCAAGTCCGAGAACTGAGGGCTGCCCAGGCGAACGCCCGGCACCAGCGCCAGCAGCGCGAGCCCGGTCGCGAGGGCGAACACCGTCGCGAACGCCGCGCCGGTGCCGGCCAGCGCCGTGAAGACGAGTCCCAGCAGCGCGATCGACATCGCGGCGCCGACATTCTCGGCGATCGAGAGCGCGGCCGAGTTGAACCCCTGGTTCTGCGGCGTCGAATATGCCAGGGTCAGCACGGTCAGTCGCGGGTACATGAGGCCCATGCCGGCGCCGGCCGCCGCCCATCCCGCCACGATGACGCCCGGCCAGAGCGCCCACCACGCGGTGACGGTGGCGGCGGCGATCGCGCCCGCCAGGAGCGCGACGCCGATCACGGCGATCCGCCGGGTGCCGATGCGGTCGCTGTAGCGGCCCTGCACCTCCGACGCGGCCGCCCACGCGACGGCGCCCGCCGTCAGCCCGGCGCCCGCCCATACCGGCGAGAACCCGTACTCGTCGATGAGCAGATAGGGCACGTAGATCTCGGCGCCGAACAGCGCACCCGAGATGAGGCCCCGCATCGTGACGACGCTCGGCAGCCCCCTCCCGAGCCGGAGCGTCCCCGGCGGGAGCAGCGGTCGCACGCTGACGATGATGAGCACGAGGGATGCCACCACCGCCACGCCCGCGAACCGGTCCAGCTCGCCCGCCAGCGTCACCCCGAGCGCTCCGGCCGCGACCGCGACGGCGCAGACGAGGCGTCGCGCGAGCGGCGCGTGGGAGGGCTCATCGGGCGCGAGGTGCCGGCCGCGCAGTCGAGCGGCGACGAGCGCGAACGCCGCGACGGCCAGGATCGCGACTCCGAGGAAGACCCATCGCCAGCCGACGAGTTCGGCGACCGCGCCGGCCAGCGCGGGACCGACCAGCGACGGCACGACCCACGCGGCCGAGAACACCGCGAACACGCGACCATGGAGCGCACCGGGGTACACGCGCGCGACCACCACGTAGAGGGCCACGGTCTGCCCGCCGGTGCCGAGCCCCTGCACCAGGCGCCCCGCCACGAGCACCGGCATCGATGTCGCCAGTCCGGCGATCACGAGGCCCACGACGAACAGGACCACGGCGGTCGTCAGCGGTGCCAGCACATCGCCGCGATCGCACCATGCGCCCACGACCACCATGCCGATCACGCTGGCCGCCAGCGTCCCCGAGAAGGCCGCCGCGTAGAGCGCGGCGCCGTCGAGGTCGTCGCTGACGACCGGCATGACCGTGGTGATCGCGAGGGCCTGCGTGGCCGCCAGGAAGATCAGCGCGACCGCGCCGACCGTCACCCAGAGGTAGCTGCCGCCCCAGACGCTCGCGGGACGCTCGACCGGAGCGTTCACTCCACGAGGGCCCCGATGCGCGCGACGGCCTCGCGCAGCACCTCCGGTGCGCAGCCGAAGTTGATGCGCACGTGGCCCTTGCCCTCCGGTCCGAAGTGCGGCCCGAAGTGGAGGGCGACGTCGGCGTCGCGCCGGATCTTCACGGCCGGATTGTCGCCCCAGCCGAGCGCGCCGAGATCGACCCACGCGAGGAAGCCCGCGTCGGGGATGCGGTAGCGCGCCCCCGGCACATGCTCGTCCAGCAGCTCGGCGAGCAGTCGGCGATTCCGATCGAGCGCCGCCAGCTGCGCATCCAGCCACGCGTCGCTGTCGGGAGCGAAAGCCGCCACCGACGCCAGGGCGCCGAACAGCCCCGTGCGCCACTCGATCTCATCGGGCATGGCGCGCACGATGTCGGCGGTGGCGGGGTCGGCCGTGACCATGAGTGCGCACTTGAGGCCGGCGAGGTTGAACGCCTTGCTGGCGCTGACCACCGCGTAGCCGACCTTCGCGGCGGTCTCCGACGCCGCCAGGAACGGCGTGAAGACGGCGTTCGCGTGGACGAGCGGCGCGTGGATCTCGTCGCTCACGACGGCCGCGCCGAATCCGGCCGCGAGGTCGGCCAGCGCGGCCAGCTTCTCGCGGGTGTGCACGGTGCCGGTCGGGTTGTGGGGGTTGCACAGCAGCACCGCGCGGGCGCCACCGGCCAGCGCCGCCTCGATGCCCAGAAGATCGAGCTCCCACCCCGCGCCGGTGTCGACGAGGGGCACCTGCTCCACGACTCCCCCGGCCTCGGGGATCACATCGAAGAACGGCGGGTAGACGGGTGTGGTGATCACCACGCGATCGCCCGGGTCGATCACGCACCGCAGCAGCTCGACGACGCCCATCATCACGTCGCACGTGGTGCGGATCCGCGCGGCATCCACCTCCCAGCCGAACCGCCGCCGGGCGAAGCCGACATACGCGTCGGCGATCCCCGGGTCCGGCGGCGTGTACCCGGTGTCGCCGAGCTCCACCGCTCGGGCCAGCCGTGCGGTGATGGCGGGCGCCAGCGGGTAGTCGGTCTCGGCCACGAACAGCGGCAGGACGTGTTCGGGGTACTTCCGCCACTTCGTGCTCGACCGCTGCCGCAGCTGGTCGATCGGAAGGGTCTCGAGGGGGGTGACGCTCACCAGACGAGCCTAGCGACCGCGATGGATGCCGGCGCCCGGCGCGTCAAGCGGCGAAACAGGCCGCCTCACGTGCACGTCAGATCGCGAAGCCGAGCGCTCGCATCATGTCGCGCCCGTCGTCGGTGATCCGCTCCGGACCCCACGGCGGCATCCACACCCAGTTGATGCGGAAGCGCTCGACGATGTCGTCGAGAGCCTGTGCCGTCTGCTCCTCAAGCACATCGGTGAGCGGGCAGCCCGCCGAGGTGAGCGTCATGTGGATGACCAGGGCGTCGTTCTCGTCGTCCCACGCGAGGTCGTAGATGAGACCGAGGTCGACGACGTTGATCCCGAGCTCGGGATCCATGACGTCTTTGAGCGCCTCGGTGACCTCGTCGTACTTCTCGGGTGTGAGGGTAGCGGTCATGTGACGGATTCTACGCTCAGGCCGAGGCCACGTCGGCGGGAGCGTCTGCGGGCTCTTCCAGGCCGGCCGGGAGGAAGCGGTCGTAGCCCTCGTCCTCGAGGCGGTCGGCCAGCTCCGGGCCACCCTCCTCGACGATGCGCCCGCCGATCATCACGTGCACGTGATCCGGGTGGATGTAGCGCAGGATCCGCGTGTAGTGGGTGATCAGCAGCACGCCGAGGCCGGTGGCCTCCTTGGCGCGGTTCACGCCTTCCGACACGATCTTGAGCGCGTCGACGTCGAGGCCGGAGTCGGTCTCGTCGAGCACCGCGATCTGCGGCCGGAGCAGCTCGAGCTGGAGGATCTCGTGGCGCTTCTTCTCTCCGCCCGAGAAGCCCTCATTGACGTTGCGCTGCGCGAACTTCGGGTCCATCCGCAGGTTCTTCATCGACGCCTTGACATCCTTCGTCCAGGTGCGGATCGAGGGGGCCTCGCCGTCGATCGCCGTCTTGGCGGTGCGCAGGAAGTTGGTGACGGTCACGCCGGGGATCTCCACCGGGTACTGCATCGCGAGGAACAGGCCGGCGCGGGCGCGCTCGTCGACCGACATCTCCAGCACGTCCTCGCCGTCGAGCGTGATGGATCCGCTCGTGACGGTGTACTTGGGGTGGCCGGCGATGGTGTACGCCAGCGTCGACTTGCCGGAGCCGTTGGGGCCCATGATGGCGTGGGTCTCACCGGTGCGGATCGTGAGCGTGACACCGTTGAGGATCGGCGTGGTGCCGGCTTCCGTCTCGACCGTCACATGGAGGTCGCGGATCTCGAGGACAGACATGTTCATTACCTTCTTCAGTTCACTTCGAGCTTGACGGACGCGTCGATGAGCACGTCATCGCCGTCGATCGTGACCTCGAACACCGGGACGGGCTCGTAGGCCGGGAGATTGAGGGGCTTGCCGGTGCGCAGCGAGAATGCGGAGCCGTGGGCCCAGCACTCGAGCGTCTCGCCGTCGACGAAGCCCTCGGCGAGCGAGATGTCGCCGTGGGTGCAGGTGTCGCCGATGGCGTGCACCTCGCCGTTGGAGTCGAGCACGACGGCGATCGCGATGCCGTCCACCTCGACCCGGGTGGCGGTGTCCTGCTCGAGGTCGCTCAGGGCGCAGACGCGCTGGGCGCTCATCGGCCGACCTCCTGTGCCAGTTCGGTCTCGATCGCGGCGACCAGCTCCTCCTCGAGGGCGGGAACGCCCACCTTCTGCACGATCTCGACGAGGAAGCCCAGCACGACGAGGCGTCGCGCCTCGTCCTCGGCGATGCCCCGCGCCTGCAGGTAGAAGAGCTGCTCGTCGTCGAAGCGCCCCGTGGCCGAGGCGTGACCGGCGCCGCGGATGTCACCGGTCTCGATCTCGAGATTCGGGATCGAGTCGGCGCGCGCGCCTTCGGTGAGGACGAGGTTGCGGTTGGCCTCGTACGAATCGGTGCCGACCGCGTCGGGCCCGATGAGCACATCGCCGATCCAGACGCTTCGCGCGCCCTCCCCCTGCAGCGCGCCCTTGTAGAGCACGTCTCCGGTGGTGTCGGCACCCTTGTGGTGGAGGTAGACCTGGCTCTCCAGGTGCTGACCGGAGTCGGAATAGCTGAGGCCGTACAGCTCGCCGCGCGCACCAGTGCCGGAGAGCTCCACGCTCGGATTCACGCGGACGACCGCGCCCCCGAAGCTCACCACGATGTGGCGCAGCGTCGCGTCCCGCTCGACGCGGGCCTGATGGGATGCCGCGTGCACGGCGTCGTCGTCCCACTGCTGGAGGCTCACCAGTTCGAGGTGCGCGCCGTCGCGGACGATGATCTCGACGTTCTGCGCGAAGGCGGCGGCGCCGTCATGGCGCAGCAGCACCGTCGCGTGCGAGTTCGCTCCGGCCTCGACCACCACGTGGGCGTTGGCGCGGCGGCCGGCGCCCGAGCCCTGCATCCGCACGATCACAGGGGCATCGATCTCGGCGCCGTCGGCGATGCGCACGTGGAGCGCATCTTCGGTGCGGCTCCACGCGATCGCGGCGACGATGTCTTCCGGCTCGAAGACATCGCCGCGGGGCGATTCTCCGATCCGCAGCGAACCCAGCTCGACGCCGTCGCCGGCGGTGATGTTGTAGTCCACAGCGGGGTCACCGTCGCGGTCATCGGACGCGGCGTCATGGAACAGCGTCGCGATCGCTTCGACCGGGGTGTGCTTCCAGTTGACCTCACGACCGGTCGGCACGGCGAAGTCCGCCGGGTCGAACGAGCGCGGACGCTCGGATCGGGTCTGGACGGGGATGAGCGACCATGCCCCGTCGGTGTGCGCGGTGGAACCGGGCACCACGGCGGGTGCCTGTGTCGAGGTCGTCATCTAGCCGACCGATCCTTCCATGCCCATCTCGATGAGCTTGTTGAGCTCCATGGCGTACTCCATGGGCAGTTCGCGGGCGATGGGCTCGATGAAGCCGCGGACGATCATGGCCATCGCCTCGTCCTCGGGCATCCCGCGGGACTGCAGGTAGAACAGCTGCTCCTCGCTGACTTTGGAGACCGTGGCCTCGTGGCCGAGCTGCACGTCGTCGACGCGGATGTCGATCGCCGGGTAGGTGTCGGAGCGGGAGATCGTGTCGACCAGCAGCGCGTCGCAGCGCACCGTGTTCGCGGAGTGGTGGGCGTTGGCATCCACCCGCACCTCGCCGCGGTACCCGGCGCGGCCGCCGCCGCGCGCGATCGACTTCGAGACGATCGAGGACTGCGTGTACGGGGCCATGTGGATCATCTTGGCGCCGGCGTCCTGGTGCTGGCCGGGACCGGCGAAGGCGACCGAGAGGGTCTCGCCCTTGGCGCGCTCGCCCATGAGGAAGATCGACGGGTACTTCATCGTCACCTTGGAGCCGATGTTGCCGTCGATCCACTCCATGGTCGCGCCCTCGTGCGCCACGGCGCGCTTGGTCACGAGGTTGTAGACGTTGTTCGACCAGTTCTGGATCGTCGTGTAGCGCACGCGGGCGTTCTTCTTCACGATGATCTCGACGACGGCCGAGTGCAGGGAGTCGCTCTTGTAGATCGGAGCGGTGCAGCCCTCGATGTAGTGGACGTAGCTGTCCTCGTCGGCGATGATGAGCGTCCGCTCGAACTGGCCCATGTTCTCGGTGTTGATCCGGAAGTACGCCTGCAGCGGGATCTCCACGTGGACGCCCTTGGGCACGTAGACGAACGATCCGCCCGACCACACCGCCGTGTTGAGCGCGGCGAACTTGTTGTCGCCGGCCGGGATCACCGTGCCGAAGTACTCCTCGAAGAACTCGGGGTGCTCGCGCAGCGCGGTGTCGGTGTCCATGAAGATGACGCCCTGCGCCTCGAGGTCCTCGCGGATCTGGTGGTAGACGACCTCGGACTCGTACTGCGCGGCGACGCCGGCGACCAGGCGCTGGCGCTCGGCCTCGGGGATGCCGAGCTTCTCGTACGTGGAGCGGATCTCCTCGGGGAGGTCCTCCCACGACTGGGCCTGCTTCTCCGTGGAGCGCACGAAGTACTTGATGTTGTCGAAGTCGATCTCGCTCAGATCGGCACCCCACGTGGGCATCGGCTTGCGGCCGAAGAGCTGATAGCCCTTCAGGCGGGTCTTCAGCATCCATTCGGGTTCGCTCTTGAGCGCCGAGATGCCGCGCACGACGCTCTCGTCGATGCCTCGCTTGGCCACGGCTCCCGCCGCGTCGGCATCGTGCCAGCCGAACTCGTAGACGCCCAGGCCTTCCAGCTCTGGTCGATCGATCAGCACATCAGACATCGTCACGTTCTCCCTCGGGTCCAGCGGTGTCATCCGCCCCGGCATCCGTCACCTCCGATGGAGATATCGAAGGGGGATGCCGCTTCTCGGCCCACTCATGCGGCGCCGACCATCGCGCCTAGACTGTCATTGCTGCGTCGCGACCCCACCAGTGTGGTCGAGTGCGCGCATCCGACCCCACGATTCTACAGGTTCCACGACATCCCGGCCGATCCCCCGAGCCGGCGGCGGCACCCGGAGGCCCCATGTCCACGATTTCCGCCACGCCCACGACAGAGTCCGGAATCGTCATCCGCCGCCCGCTGCGCGTGCTGGCCTGGCTGTCGTTCCTCGCCGAGGTGATCATCATCGGCACCGGCGGGGCCGTGCGACTCACCGGTTCGGGTCTGGGCTGCTCGGAGTGGCCGCTGTGCACGCCCGAGTCGCTGGTCCCGCTCCCCGAGCAGGGCATCCACGGGATCATCGAATTCGGCAACCGCACCATGACGGGGGTCGTGGGACTGCTGGCCCTGGCCGTGCTCCTGCTCACCCTCGCCGCCATCGGCGGCGCCGCGCTCACCCTGCGTGCCGTGTGGTTCGCCGTCGGCGGGATCGCCGCGGCCGTGCTCGCCTACGCGGTGACCGCCCCCTTCGGCCTTCCCGCCTTCGGCTTCTTCTCGGGCGCGCTCCTGCTGGCGGTGCTCGTCGCGATGGTCGATTCGCTGCGCCGCGCGCCGCGTCGACGCGATCTCGCCGCGCTCGCGTGGGTGGTCCTCGCCGGCGTCATGGCCCAGGCTGTCGTGGGCGGTCTCGCGGTGATCAGCGACCTGAACGCGTTCATCGTCGGGTTCCACTACGTCTCGTCGCTGCTGCTCGTGTGCGTGACGGCCGCGTATCTCGTGCGGATGCATGCGGTCGCCGGCCCGCGCGAGCGCGCGGTGCCGCGCTGGTTCGCCGTGCTCACCCATCTCACCGGACTCGCCCTGGCCGCCACCATCCTGTTCGGCGTGCTCACCACGGGCTCGGGTCCGCATTCCGGCGACCAGAACATCATCCGCACGGGCTTCGATGCGACGGTGCTCGCGCACGTCCACTCCTGGCCGGGCTACATCCTCGGTGTGCTGGTGCTCGTGCTCACCGTCTCAGCCTGGGTGGGCAAGCTCCCCGTCCGCGTCTGGCTGCTCGTGCTCACCGCCGCGATCGTCGTGCAGATCGCGGTCGGCGTGTGGCAGGCGCGGGAGGGGCTCCCCGAGGTCCTCGTCGGCATCCACATGGTGCTCGCCTCGCTCTCGGCCGCCGCGTACACGGTCGTCACGATGGGTCTGCGTCAGCCGGTGGCCGCAGACCGCGACGCGCACACAAGAAACGCATAGGGTCCACCGAGGTCCTGTACGGACAGCACTGCAAGGGTGAGGGATGCCGCGGCCAACCGAGCCGCGCCCAAGAGGAGTGATCGAATGTCCGCCCGTCCCCGCCTGGCCCGCAGCATCCCGTTCTGGGGCCTCATCACCGCTTCGCTGGCCAGCGCCGCCGCCGGCGCGCTCATCCTCGTCGACAAGCTCGGCACGATGACCACGACGCTGCTGGACGGCACCGCCACGGGCGTCGAGGTCTACGTCGGCCAGTCGCTGGCCGTGCTCGGCGCCATCCTCATCGGCGCCGGCGTGCTCGGCCTCCTGCTCGCCTTCACCGTCGGTGCGATCGCGACGCTGCGTCCGGCTGCCGCCGTCGAGGTCGTCGAGCCGCTCGACGACGAGATCGACGAGCCCGTGGATGCCGCACCCGCCGGCCACGGCTACGAGCGCGGCCTCGGCTACACCTCGGCGATCGACACGGTCGATGACGAGAAGGAGCCCGCCGCCGCCCGCTGAGCGGCCACGCGCGTGCGACGAAGGGCCCGGGATCTCCCGGGCCCTTCGTCGCACGCGGGAGTGATCAGAACGGAAGCAGGGGGTCGACCGCGATCGCCACGAACAGCAGCGTCAGATAGGTGATCGACGCGTGGAAGACGCGCATCGGGCGCGGCTCGGTGCCGCGCACCGCGCGATTGTAGAGCACGTGCGACTCGTAGATGAACCAGCCGCCGAACACCAGCGCGGAGACCGTGTACACCAGACCCATCCCGGCGACGGGCACGAGCAGAAGCGAACATGCGACGGTCGCCCACGCGTAGAGGATGACCTGGAGCCCCACCTGCGAGCCGTTGCGGGTGGCGCCGAGCATCGGCACGTGGACGTCCTCGTAGTCGTCGCGATACTTCATCGACAGGGGCCAGTAGTGCGGCGGCGTCCAGAGGAACACGAGGGCGAACAGGATGAGCGGCGGCCACGCCAGCGATCCGGTCACCGCCGTCCATCCGATCAGCACCGGGAAGCACCCCGCGATACCGCCCCACACGATGTTCTGCTCGGTGCGGCGCTTGAGGATCATCGTGTAGATCACGACGTAGAAGAAGATGGCCCCCGCCGAGAGGGTCGCTGCCAGCCAGTTCGTCGTCAGCCAGAGCCAGACGGTGGATGCCGCCGCGAGCGTCCACGCGAAGATCAGCGCGCCGCGCGGCGAGACCTCGCCGGTCACGATCGGCCGGTTGACCGTGCGGCGCATATGCGCATCGATGTCACGGTCGAGGTACATGTTGAAGGCCGCGGCAGACCCGGCGCTCATCGATCCGCCGACGACCGTCGCGAGGACCAGCCACAGACTCGGCAGACCTCCGGCCGCGAGAAGCATGACCGGCACGGTCGTCACCAGCAGGAGCTCGAGGACGCGCGGCTTCGTCAGCGCGATGTACGCCTTGACGGTGCGTCCGATGCTCTGCCGGGTCTCGTGCGGCGCCCGGGTATCGACCCTGGCCGTCGTCGTGGTGTGCATCGCCCCCGCAATCGCCGCCTGCAGATTCACCCAAGTCTAAGCCATCGCCCGCACCTGG
This region includes:
- a CDS encoding heme o synthase encodes the protein MHTTTTARVDTRAPHETRQSIGRTVKAYIALTKPRVLELLLVTTVPVMLLAAGGLPSLWLVLATVVGGSMSAGSAAAFNMYLDRDIDAHMRRTVNRPIVTGEVSPRGALIFAWTLAAASTVWLWLTTNWLAATLSAGAIFFYVVIYTMILKRRTEQNIVWGGIAGCFPVLIGWTAVTGSLAWPPLILFALVFLWTPPHYWPLSMKYRDDYEDVHVPMLGATRNGSQVGLQVILYAWATVACSLLLVPVAGMGLVYTVSALVFGGWFIYESHVLYNRAVRGTEPRPMRVFHASITYLTLLFVAIAVDPLLPF
- a CDS encoding non-heme iron oxygenase ferredoxin subunit, translating into MSAQRVCALSDLEQDTATRVEVDGIAIAVVLDSNGEVHAIGDTCTHGDISLAEGFVDGETLECWAHGSAFSLRTGKPLNLPAYEPVPVFEVTIDGDDVLIDASVKLEVN
- a CDS encoding MalY/PatB family protein; amino-acid sequence: MSVTPLETLPIDQLRQRSSTKWRKYPEHVLPLFVAETDYPLAPAITARLARAVELGDTGYTPPDPGIADAYVGFARRRFGWEVDAARIRTTCDVMMGVVELLRCVIDPGDRVVITTPVYPPFFDVIPEAGGVVEQVPLVDTGAGWELDLLGIEAALAGGARAVLLCNPHNPTGTVHTREKLAALADLAAGFGAAVVSDEIHAPLVHANAVFTPFLAASETAAKVGYAVVSASKAFNLAGLKCALMVTADPATADIVRAMPDEIEWRTGLFGALASVAAFAPDSDAWLDAQLAALDRNRRLLAELLDEHVPGARYRIPDAGFLAWVDLGALGWGDNPAVKIRRDADVALHFGPHFGPEGKGHVRINFGCAPEVLREAVARIGALVE
- a CDS encoding dinucleotide-utilizing enzyme, coding for MSARPRLARSIPFWGLITASLASAAAGALILVDKLGTMTTTLLDGTATGVEVYVGQSLAVLGAILIGAGVLGLLLAFTVGAIATLRPAAAVEVVEPLDDEIDEPVDAAPAGHGYERGLGYTSAIDTVDDEKEPAAAR
- a CDS encoding metal-sulfur cluster assembly factor, with translation MTATLTPEKYDEVTEALKDVMDPELGINVVDLGLIYDLAWDDENDALVIHMTLTSAGCPLTDVLEEQTAQALDDIVERFRINWVWMPPWGPERITDDGRDMMRALGFAI
- a CDS encoding COX15/CtaA family protein, translating into MSTISATPTTESGIVIRRPLRVLAWLSFLAEVIIIGTGGAVRLTGSGLGCSEWPLCTPESLVPLPEQGIHGIIEFGNRTMTGVVGLLALAVLLLTLAAIGGAALTLRAVWFAVGGIAAAVLAYAVTAPFGLPAFGFFSGALLLAVLVAMVDSLRRAPRRRDLAALAWVVLAGVMAQAVVGGLAVISDLNAFIVGFHYVSSLLLVCVTAAYLVRMHAVAGPRERAVPRWFAVLTHLTGLALAATILFGVLTTGSGPHSGDQNIIRTGFDATVLAHVHSWPGYILGVLVLVLTVSAWVGKLPVRVWLLVLTAAIVVQIAVGVWQAREGLPEVLVGIHMVLASLSAAAYTVVTMGLRQPVAADRDAHTRNA
- the sufD gene encoding Fe-S cluster assembly protein SufD; the encoded protein is MTTSTQAPAVVPGSTAHTDGAWSLIPVQTRSERPRSFDPADFAVPTGREVNWKHTPVEAIATLFHDAASDDRDGDPAVDYNITAGDGVELGSLRIGESPRGDVFEPEDIVAAIAWSRTEDALHVRIADGAEIDAPVIVRMQGSGAGRRANAHVVVEAGANSHATVLLRHDGAAAFAQNVEIIVRDGAHLELVSLQQWDDDAVHAASHQARVERDATLRHIVVSFGGAVVRVNPSVELSGTGARGELYGLSYSDSGQHLESQVYLHHKGADTTGDVLYKGALQGEGARSVWIGDVLIGPDAVGTDSYEANRNLVLTEGARADSIPNLEIETGDIRGAGHASATGRFDDEQLFYLQARGIAEDEARRLVVLGFLVEIVQKVGVPALEEELVAAIETELAQEVGR
- the sufC gene encoding Fe-S cluster assembly ATPase SufC; translated protein: MSVLEIRDLHVTVETEAGTTPILNGVTLTIRTGETHAIMGPNGSGKSTLAYTIAGHPKYTVTSGSITLDGEDVLEMSVDERARAGLFLAMQYPVEIPGVTVTNFLRTAKTAIDGEAPSIRTWTKDVKASMKNLRMDPKFAQRNVNEGFSGGEKKRHEILQLELLRPQIAVLDETDSGLDVDALKIVSEGVNRAKEATGLGVLLITHYTRILRYIHPDHVHVMIGGRIVEEGGPELADRLEDEGYDRFLPAGLEEPADAPADVASA
- a CDS encoding MFS transporter, with the translated sequence MNAPVERPASVWGGSYLWVTVGAVALIFLAATQALAITTVMPVVSDDLDGAALYAAAFSGTLAASVIGMVVVGAWCDRGDVLAPLTTAVVLFVVGLVIAGLATSMPVLVAGRLVQGLGTGGQTVALYVVVARVYPGALHGRVFAVFSAAWVVPSLVGPALAGAVAELVGWRWVFLGVAILAVAAFALVAARLRGRHLAPDEPSHAPLARRLVCAVAVAAGALGVTLAGELDRFAGVAVVASLVLIIVSVRPLLPPGTLRLGRGLPSVVTMRGLISGALFGAEIYVPYLLIDEYGFSPVWAGAGLTAGAVAWAAASEVQGRYSDRIGTRRIAVIGVALLAGAIAAATVTAWWALWPGVIVAGWAAAGAGMGLMYPRLTVLTLAYSTPQNQGFNSAALSIAENVGAAMSIALLGLVFTALAGTGAAFATVFALATGLALLALVPGVRLGSPQFSDLPSRQ
- a CDS encoding ABC transporter ATP-binding protein translates to MSEHHTLAAEALTLSYGERTIVDGLDLHVPPGRITAIIGANGCGKSTLLRALARLLPPRTGRVLLDGKDLHGRPSKEVARTLGLLPQSPVAPEGIAVADLVGRGRHPYQKLLARWSERDYTVVAQSLEATGIAELADRSVDELSGGQRQRVWIAMALAQETDILLLDEPTTFLDVAHQVEVLDLLTDLNRDRGTTIVMVLHDMNMAARYADHIIAVQAGRIVADGPPAEVMTGELIRAVFDLDALVVPDPVSGTPIVLPRGRHHVLAPSAAPPPSPASPSTAAPAGAPHGS
- the sufB gene encoding Fe-S cluster assembly protein SufB, translating into MSDVLIDRPELEGLGVYEFGWHDADAAGAVAKRGIDESVVRGISALKSEPEWMLKTRLKGYQLFGRKPMPTWGADLSEIDFDNIKYFVRSTEKQAQSWEDLPEEIRSTYEKLGIPEAERQRLVAGVAAQYESEVVYHQIREDLEAQGVIFMDTDTALREHPEFFEEYFGTVIPAGDNKFAALNTAVWSGGSFVYVPKGVHVEIPLQAYFRINTENMGQFERTLIIADEDSYVHYIEGCTAPIYKSDSLHSAVVEIIVKKNARVRYTTIQNWSNNVYNLVTKRAVAHEGATMEWIDGNIGSKVTMKYPSIFLMGERAKGETLSVAFAGPGQHQDAGAKMIHMAPYTQSSIVSKSIARGGGRAGYRGEVRVDANAHHSANTVRCDALLVDTISRSDTYPAIDIRVDDVQLGHEATVSKVSEEQLFYLQSRGMPEDEAMAMIVRGFIEPIARELPMEYAMELNKLIEMGMEGSVG
- a CDS encoding siderophore-interacting protein, with the protein product MAASTMRFFRVRVSAITDLTPSFRRFTFRGDDLAEYGDPGFDQRIKVVFPTEELGLDAMPTGDDWWDRWRTAPTEERLPFRTYTTRAVRHGLREVDVDMVAHEVVGPASAWIARAHIGDEVLILAPTTAHTGVSYGIDFVPPAATENVLLAGDETAAPAIAVILEQLPADATGVVVLEVPHEDDAAYLPAHPGFDVHVSARGDAARHVHLIPATEAAVATLAPEGRGAAVEEIDIDHDILWEVPRTAKGGAALKSAPLYSWLAGEAGAIKALRRHLVTDQGVDRRAVAFMGYWRLGKSEN